In a single window of the Anguilla rostrata isolate EN2019 chromosome 4, ASM1855537v3, whole genome shotgun sequence genome:
- the LOC135252244 gene encoding protein fem-1 homolog A-like → MDIKTAVFNAARDGKVKLIQKLLCNKTPQELEALAEEKTQGGTPLLIACRYGHLEVVDYLLQHCKVNAELGGSVNFDGETIEGAPPLWAASAAGHLPVVRSLLKHGASVNSTTLTNSTPLRAACFDGHLEIVRYLVEHRADMEVANRHGHTCLMISCYKGHKEIARFLLERGADVNRRSVKGNTALHDCAESGSLDIMKMLLKCGARVERDGYGMTPLLAASVTGHTNVVEYLVHQPRTARPDRVDALELLGATFVDKKRDLLGAMRYWRRAMELRQPGGRAGALAKPAAAGPPVPAYDHAREAATPEELEALIADPDEMRMQALLVRERVLGPAHPDTSYYIRYRGAVYADSGNFERCVLLWRYALDMQQGNLEPLSPMTASSLLSFAELFSFVLQDRAKGAVATRVTFRDLMAVLGRSVREVERAVAQRDGHPDAPQFTKVLSIILHLLFLLERLGGGPEEEHQKRQAVYRLLKLHPRARNGHTPLHMAVDRDTTAVGRYPVGRFPSAAVAALLLECGADPDARDSDNNTPLHVCAASGSPDIMAALVRAGAHFDATNAAGRTACELLEERHGGRHAMPPLAHVTLQCLAARAIERHRLPYKGLVPREMEAFIELH, encoded by the coding sequence ATGGATATTAAAACTGCGGTTTTCAACGCGGCTCGAGACGGGAAGGTGAAACTTATTCAGAAGTTGCTGTGCAACAAAACTCCGCAGGAGTTGGAGGCGCTTGCGGAGGAGAAGACGCAGGGAGGCACGCCGCTGCTAATCGCGTGCCGGTACGGTCACCTGGAGGTGGTCGACTACCTTCTCCAGCATTGTAAGGTTAATGCGGAACTTGGGGGTTCGGTCAATTTCGACGGGGAAACTATCGAAGGAGCCCCACCTCTCTGGGCAGCGTCTGCCGCGGGGCACCTGCCGGTCGTGCGCAGCCTTCTGAAGCACGGCGCGTCCGTCAACAGCACGACGCTGACCAACTCGACCCCGCTGCGCGCCGCCTGCTTCGACGGCCACCTGGAGATCGTGCGCTACCTGGTGGAGCACCGGGCGGACATGGAGGTGGCCAACCGGCACGGGCACACCTGCCTGATGATCTCCTGCTACAAGGGCCACAAGGAGATCGCCCGGTTCCTGCTGGAGCGCGGCGCGGACGTCAACCGGCGCAGCGTGAAGGGCAACACGGCGCTGCACGACTGCGCGGAGTCCGGCAGCCTGGACATCATGAAGATGCTGCTGAAGTGCGGCGCGCGCGTGGAGCGGGACGGCTACGGCATGACGCCGCTGCTGGCCGCCAGCGTGACGGGCCACACCAACGTGGTGGAGTACCTGGTGCACCAGCCGCGCACGGCGCGCCCGGACCGCGTGGACGCCCTGGAGCTGCTGGGCGCCACCTTCGTGGACAAGAAGCGCGACCTGCTGGGCGCCATGCGCTACTGGCGCCGGGCCATGGAGCTGCGGCAGCCCGGCGGCCGGGCGGGCGCCCTGGCCAAGCCCGCCGCCGCGGGGCCCCCCGTGCCCGCGTACGACCACGCCCGCGAGGCGGCGACGCcggaggagctggaggcgcTGATCGCGGACCCGGACGAGATGCGCATGCAGGCGCTGCTGGTGCGCGAGCGCGTCCTGGGGCCCGCGCACCCGGACACGTCCTACTACATCCGCTACCGCGGCGCCGTCTACGCCGACTCGGGCAACTTCGAGCGCTGCGTGCTGCTGTGGCGGTACGCGCTGGACATGCAGCAGGGCAACCTGGAGCCGCTCAGCCCCATGACCGCCAGCAGCCTGCTCTCCTTCGCCGAGCTCTTCTCCTTCGTGCTGCAGGACCGCGCCAAGGGAGCCGTGGCGACGCGCGTCACCTTCCGCGACCTGATGGCGGTGCTCGGCAGGAGCGTGCGCGAGGTGGAGCGGGCGGTGGCGCAGCGGGACGGGCACCCCGACGCGCCCCAGTTCACCAAGGTGCTGTCCATCATCCTGcacctgctcttcctcctggaGAGGCTGGGCGGCGGCCCCGAGGAGGAGCACCAGAAGAGGCAGGCCGTCTACCGCCTGCTCAAGCTCCACCCCCGCGCCCGGAACGGCCACACCCCTCTGCACATGGCGGTGGACCGCGACACGACGGCCGTGGGGCGCTACCCCGTGGGCCGCTTCCCgtcggcggcggtggcggcgctGCTGCTGGAGTGCGGCGCCGACCCGGACGCCCGCGACTCCGACAACAACACGCCCTTGCACGTGTGCGCCGCCAGCGGCAGCCCCGACATCATGGCGGCGCTGGTGCGCGCGGGCGCCCACTTCGACGCCACCAACGCCGCGGGCAGGACCGCCTGCGAGCTGCTGGAGGAGCGGCACGGCGGGCGCCACGCCATGCCGCCGCTGGCCCACGTCACGCTGCAGTGCCTGGCCGCGCGCGCCATCGAGAGGCACAGGCTGCCTTACAAGGGCCTCGTCCCGCGCGAGATGGAGGCCTTCATCGAGCTGCACTGA